One window of the Janthinobacterium sp. PAMC25594 genome contains the following:
- a CDS encoding DUF3617 domain-containing protein — protein MKRSLLRLTLLACAALGAHANVMAASQAATIKPGLWQVDSKMASPDAATDNAMSMVLQQLGNLPPDQRKQLESMAASRGMAMPTVGADGAVRVTACVTPDMAARKQIPTGQPGDCTSKNSDIAGGMHVSFSCTKPKSSGEGQVMFTGDQAFSMQLAVTTSARGTPEQVNVTSNGKWLGAGCPAPSTAAAQKP, from the coding sequence ATGAAACGATCCCTGCTACGCCTGACCCTGCTGGCCTGCGCCGCCTTGGGCGCCCACGCCAATGTCATGGCCGCCTCGCAGGCAGCCACCATCAAGCCGGGCCTGTGGCAAGTCGACAGCAAGATGGCCTCGCCCGACGCCGCCACCGACAACGCCATGTCCATGGTGCTGCAGCAACTGGGCAACCTTCCTCCCGATCAACGCAAACAGCTGGAAAGCATGGCCGCCAGCCGCGGCATGGCCATGCCCACCGTGGGCGCCGACGGCGCCGTGCGCGTGACGGCGTGCGTGACGCCGGACATGGCCGCGCGCAAGCAGATTCCCACGGGCCAGCCCGGCGACTGCACCTCGAAGAACAGCGACATCGCGGGCGGCATGCACGTGTCATTCAGCTGCACGAAGCCGAAATCGAGCGGCGAAGGCCAGGTCATGTTCACGGGCGACCAGGCGTTCAGCATGCAGCTGGCGGTGACCACCAGCGCGCGCGGCACGCCGGAACAGGTGAATGTGACGAGCAACGGCAAGTGGCTGGGAGCTGGCTGCCCTGCGCCATCAACCGCTGCTGCTCAGAAGCCGTGA
- a CDS encoding porin: protein MKTSYFALAVIGMGPFALGATAQAADGAGSAASSNVAVYGVLDAGIVAERGCAANCAGSKVSGGVASGSRLGLQGREALGNDVSAVFALEAGVQNDTGQSEDGRLFGRQAYVGLDSRLGALTLGRQYNLQYLALTDVADPFKGGMAGSASNLAGYSVKRYDNTVKYVSPALRGVSASAIYSFGESPYSSANNRAYGATLGYSAGAVNLSVSHQRKNNFILASGTLPAIDMSSRNTLIAANVDLKVATAFAAVGVNKGYGSSPWDPSNAYSSLALSMSSSDSRDTLLGVSVPAGGFKLLASWVRKDDRDLANRDATQVAVGLTYSLSKRSDFYASYAKIHNKNGARYTVGNASDAGRGDAAFNMGFRHGF from the coding sequence ATGAAGACCTCGTATTTTGCGCTTGCTGTGATAGGGATGGGGCCATTCGCGCTGGGCGCAACGGCCCAGGCCGCCGATGGCGCGGGCAGTGCCGCATCCAGTAACGTTGCCGTGTACGGCGTGCTCGACGCGGGCATCGTTGCCGAACGGGGCTGTGCCGCCAATTGCGCCGGCAGCAAGGTGTCCGGCGGCGTCGCGTCCGGCTCGCGCCTGGGGCTGCAGGGCCGTGAAGCGCTGGGCAATGACGTGTCCGCCGTATTTGCCCTGGAAGCGGGCGTGCAGAACGACACGGGCCAGTCGGAAGACGGCCGTCTGTTCGGCCGCCAGGCTTACGTGGGCCTCGACAGCCGCCTGGGCGCGCTGACTCTGGGGCGCCAGTACAACCTGCAATACCTGGCGCTCACCGATGTGGCCGACCCGTTCAAGGGCGGCATGGCCGGCAGCGCCAGCAACTTGGCCGGCTACAGCGTGAAACGCTACGACAATACCGTCAAATACGTGTCGCCTGCCTTGCGCGGCGTGTCCGCCAGCGCCATCTACAGTTTTGGCGAGTCGCCGTACAGCAGCGCCAACAACCGCGCGTATGGCGCCACCCTCGGCTATTCGGCCGGTGCCGTGAATCTCAGTGTGTCGCACCAGCGCAAGAACAACTTCATCCTCGCCTCCGGCACCTTGCCCGCCATCGACATGTCGTCGCGTAACACCCTGATCGCGGCAAATGTCGACCTGAAAGTGGCCACCGCCTTTGCCGCCGTGGGCGTGAACAAGGGCTATGGCAGCTCGCCGTGGGACCCCAGCAATGCGTACAGCTCGCTGGCCCTGTCGATGTCGTCCTCGGACAGCCGCGACACCTTGCTGGGCGTGTCCGTGCCCGCGGGCGGCTTCAAGCTGCTGGCGTCCTGGGTGCGCAAGGATGACCGCGACCTGGCCAACCGCGACGCCACGCAGGTCGCCGTCGGCCTTACGTATTCGCTGTCAAAACGTAGCGATTTCTACGCGTCCTACGCGAAGATCCACAACAAGAACGGCGCCCGCTACACGGTGGGCAATGCCAGCGATGCGGGACGCGGCGACGCCGCTTTTAATATGGGCTTCCGTCACGGCTTCTGA
- a CDS encoding site-specific recombinase gives MLAILERIDPNSSNIDLLVELFNSLRPKRPHDSATAIANVRTLRQLLKGNPAQARALHEYVLRVLAARRHASLYTDIGVLSNSGFFTELKRRIAYRMLPPALGDEYLNDALDQVLYLKTDYLWIINVPATDWLELFDVLTSDDIELAVGDGNIMLPGILDAIRTLSYRVCAMGLEPELTRFHNEIEVFQSPFMVQNTEVNAYLDAYTNLLQGNIEHIEDARHLLVMLDQCDAVIAKIRKKALYQGTSIPLTYLLVALAQSIDRLRKLLFLVDTSGELPASSNVDIAAITVDATQDLLHPQPVSRRRAGAVGLALELIRAHNHKYKVSDLFSDNINLLARNVTENASRTGEHYIAENRREMGAMFLSSAGAGVIIGFMALFKILMSYLRSAPLVEAFMFSMNYSIGFMFIHLLHFTVATKQPAMTASRIAAGLHSKDGRNIDLDSMAELINKVFRTQNMAVLGNLATAIPTAWLIALGYKAITGHHLVSPEKAMHLLHDIDPIGSPAIFYAMIAGVCLFVAGLISGYYDNQALYTRWAQRIAQLRGLGRVIGQDRLQRLGLYLENNLGGLMGNFYFGILLGSIGTLGFLIGLPIDIRHITFSAANFATALVGLDHNMSWQLAVKSLSGIFAIGTANLLVSFGLALWVALRSRQVRFKHGMQLLKILGKRFLRSPIVFFFGSKNPPPLALADDTANLSPTTKAQK, from the coding sequence ATGCTAGCTATCCTCGAACGCATTGACCCGAACTCCAGCAATATCGACTTGCTGGTGGAATTATTCAACTCACTGCGTCCCAAGCGCCCGCACGACAGCGCTACCGCGATCGCCAACGTGCGCACCCTGCGCCAGCTTCTCAAAGGTAACCCCGCGCAAGCGCGCGCCCTGCACGAATACGTGCTGCGCGTGCTGGCCGCGCGCCGCCACGCCAGCCTGTACACGGACATCGGCGTGCTGTCGAACAGCGGTTTTTTCACCGAATTGAAACGCCGCATCGCCTACCGCATGCTGCCGCCCGCCTTGGGCGACGAATACCTGAACGACGCGCTCGACCAGGTGCTGTACCTGAAGACCGATTATTTGTGGATCATCAATGTGCCCGCCACGGACTGGCTGGAGCTGTTCGACGTGCTCACCAGCGACGACATCGAACTGGCCGTCGGCGATGGCAATATCATGCTGCCCGGCATACTCGACGCGATCCGCACCCTGTCCTACCGCGTCTGCGCCATGGGACTGGAACCGGAGCTGACGCGTTTCCACAATGAAATCGAAGTGTTCCAGTCGCCATTCATGGTGCAGAACACGGAAGTGAACGCCTACCTGGACGCTTACACGAATTTACTGCAAGGCAACATCGAGCACATCGAGGATGCGCGCCACCTGCTGGTGATGCTGGACCAGTGCGATGCCGTCATCGCCAAGATCCGCAAGAAGGCGCTGTACCAGGGCACCAGCATTCCCCTCACCTATTTATTGGTGGCGCTGGCGCAAAGCATCGACCGCCTGCGCAAGCTGCTGTTCCTCGTCGACACGAGCGGCGAGCTGCCCGCATCGAGCAACGTGGATATCGCCGCCATCACGGTGGACGCCACGCAAGACTTGCTGCACCCGCAACCGGTCAGCCGCCGCCGCGCGGGCGCCGTGGGGCTGGCGCTGGAACTGATCCGCGCGCATAACCACAAATACAAGGTCAGCGACCTGTTTTCCGACAATATCAACTTGCTGGCGCGCAATGTGACGGAAAACGCCAGCCGCACGGGCGAGCACTACATCGCGGAAAACCGGCGCGAGATGGGCGCCATGTTCCTCTCGTCCGCGGGCGCGGGCGTGATCATCGGCTTCATGGCGTTGTTCAAGATCCTGATGTCGTATCTGCGCTCGGCGCCGCTGGTCGAAGCGTTCATGTTCAGCATGAATTACTCGATCGGCTTCATGTTCATCCACTTGTTGCACTTCACGGTGGCCACCAAGCAGCCGGCCATGACGGCCTCGCGCATCGCCGCCGGCCTGCACAGCAAGGATGGCCGGAATATCGACCTCGACAGCATGGCGGAACTGATCAACAAGGTCTTCCGCACGCAAAACATGGCCGTGCTGGGCAACCTGGCCACAGCCATCCCCACGGCGTGGCTGATCGCGCTCGGCTACAAGGCGATCACGGGCCACCACCTGGTGTCGCCGGAAAAAGCCATGCACTTGCTGCACGATATCGACCCCATCGGCAGCCCCGCCATTTTCTACGCCATGATTGCCGGCGTGTGCCTGTTCGTGGCCGGCCTGATTTCCGGCTACTATGACAACCAAGCGCTGTACACGCGCTGGGCACAGCGCATCGCGCAATTGCGCGGCCTGGGCCGCGTCATCGGCCAGGATCGCTTGCAGCGGCTGGGCCTGTACCTGGAAAACAACCTGGGCGGCCTGATGGGGAATTTCTATTTCGGTATCCTGCTGGGCTCCATCGGCACCCTGGGTTTCCTGATCGGCTTGCCCATCGATATACGCCACATCACCTTCTCGGCCGCCAACTTCGCCACGGCGCTGGTGGGACTGGACCACAACATGAGCTGGCAGCTGGCCGTCAAGTCGCTGTCGGGCATCTTCGCCATAGGCACGGCCAACCTGCTGGTCAGCTTCGGCCTGGCCCTGTGGGTAGCCCTGCGTTCGCGCCAGGTGCGCTTCAAGCACGGCATGCAATTGTTGAAGATTCTGGGCAAGCGCTTCCTGCGCTCGCCCATCGTCTTCTTCTTCGGTTCGAAAAACCCGCCACCCCTGGCACTGGCCGATGATACGGCAAACCTGTCACCCACGACCAAGGCTCAAAAATGA
- the cls gene encoding cardiolipin synthase, which yields MTTRRMQSCLTALLLCWTLAACASLPNVKNLNTTLAPVARPNVITGKGALLNVNSRAALLNKRWAKSGMDLKTQAALEEAATGVPLIKGNKVTLLFDGPQTMAAMFQAISEAKHSINLETYIFDQDPLGMKFADMLIEKQQSGVTVNVIYDSVGTIGVPQAFFERMRAAGVRLVAFNPVNPAKLKGDDWKINNRDHRKVLIVDGKTAFTGGVNISDTYAKSSLFRSKSKPTDKKDVGWRDTHVKVEGPAVAAFQWLFIRTWAQQDQADLPDANYFPVLSEVGDKLVRVVASEPDGGFEIYKAYILAIQEARKSIHITSAYFVPDQQTVDALVAAAKRGVDVTVVLPGVSDSGLVFHAGHALYDQLLAGGIRIFHLKLAVLHAKTAVIDGAWSTVGSTNIDMRSFLHNSELNVIVLGDSFGREMENAFQEDLRDSEEITRAKWETRPISDRMKEWAARFMNYWL from the coding sequence ATGACCACCAGGCGCATGCAATCCTGCCTCACCGCCCTACTGCTGTGCTGGACCCTGGCTGCATGCGCCTCGCTGCCCAATGTCAAGAACCTCAACACCACCTTGGCCCCCGTGGCCAGGCCGAATGTGATCACGGGCAAGGGCGCCTTGCTGAACGTCAACAGCCGCGCCGCCCTGCTCAACAAGCGCTGGGCCAAGTCCGGCATGGACTTGAAAACCCAGGCCGCGCTGGAAGAGGCGGCCACGGGCGTGCCTTTGATCAAGGGCAACAAGGTGACCCTGCTGTTTGACGGCCCGCAAACGATGGCCGCCATGTTCCAGGCCATCAGCGAGGCGAAGCACAGCATCAACCTGGAAACGTACATCTTTGACCAGGACCCGCTGGGTATGAAATTTGCCGATATGCTCATCGAAAAGCAGCAATCGGGCGTGACGGTCAACGTCATCTACGACAGCGTGGGCACGATCGGCGTGCCACAGGCGTTTTTCGAGCGCATGCGCGCGGCCGGCGTGCGCCTGGTGGCCTTCAACCCCGTCAATCCGGCCAAGCTGAAGGGCGACGACTGGAAGATCAACAACCGCGACCACCGCAAGGTGCTGATCGTCGACGGCAAGACGGCGTTTACGGGCGGCGTCAATATCAGCGATACCTATGCGAAAAGCTCGCTGTTCCGCTCGAAATCGAAACCCACCGACAAGAAGGACGTGGGCTGGCGCGATACCCACGTGAAAGTGGAAGGCCCGGCCGTGGCCGCCTTCCAGTGGCTGTTCATCCGCACCTGGGCCCAGCAAGACCAGGCCGACTTGCCGGACGCCAATTACTTCCCCGTGCTGTCCGAAGTGGGCGACAAGCTGGTGCGCGTGGTAGCCAGCGAACCGGACGGCGGCTTTGAAATCTACAAGGCGTATATTTTAGCCATCCAGGAAGCCAGGAAATCGATCCACATCACGTCCGCCTATTTCGTGCCCGACCAGCAGACGGTCGATGCGCTGGTGGCCGCCGCCAAGCGGGGCGTGGACGTCACCGTGGTGCTGCCCGGCGTGTCGGACAGCGGCCTGGTGTTCCATGCGGGACACGCACTGTACGACCAGTTGCTGGCCGGCGGCATCCGCATTTTTCATTTAAAACTGGCCGTGCTGCACGCCAAGACGGCCGTCATCGACGGCGCCTGGTCGACCGTGGGTTCGACCAACATCGACATGCGCAGCTTCCTGCATAACAGCGAACTGAACGTGATCGTGCTGGGCGACAGCTTCGGCCGCGAAATGGAAAACGCCTTCCAGGAAGACTTGCGCGACTCGGAAGAGATCACCAGGGCGAAATGGGAAACGCGGCCCATCTCGGACCGCATGAAGGAATGGGCGGCGCGCTTCATGAACTATTGGCTGTAA
- a CDS encoding metallophosphoesterase, with translation MRTLVHLSDLHFGKVDAALLAPLRSLVERLEPDVVVVSGDLTQRARSVQFQQARAFLDSLPGPQVVVPGNHDVPLYNVFSRFLTPLVKYRRHVTDDLSPEYVDEEIAVLGINTARSLTFKDGRISHEQIDVLRERLGRLPPGLTRIIVTHHPFDLPEHFDKDDLVERAPLALQMFSECGVDLLLAGHFHASHAGDTSARYKIDGYAALMVQAGTATSTRGRGESNSFNVIRIEDSGIRVERYSWSDEKADFEKVSTEAFERQGGVWASLRPL, from the coding sequence ATGCGTACCCTCGTGCATTTATCCGATTTGCATTTTGGCAAGGTCGATGCGGCCCTGCTGGCGCCCCTGCGCTCCCTGGTCGAGCGCCTGGAGCCGGACGTCGTCGTCGTTTCCGGCGACCTGACGCAGCGCGCCCGCAGCGTTCAATTCCAGCAGGCGCGGGCTTTTCTCGACAGTTTGCCGGGGCCGCAGGTCGTGGTGCCGGGCAACCATGACGTGCCCCTGTATAACGTCTTTTCCCGCTTCCTGACGCCGCTGGTGAAATACCGGCGCCATGTGACGGACGATTTGTCGCCCGAATACGTGGACGAGGAAATCGCCGTGCTGGGCATCAACACGGCCCGCTCCCTGACGTTCAAGGATGGCCGCATCAGCCACGAGCAGATCGATGTGCTGCGTGAACGCCTGGGCCGTTTGCCGCCCGGTCTGACGCGCATCATCGTCACGCATCATCCATTCGACTTGCCCGAGCATTTCGACAAGGATGACCTGGTGGAGCGCGCGCCGCTGGCGCTGCAAATGTTTTCCGAATGTGGCGTGGACCTGTTGCTGGCCGGCCATTTTCACGCCAGCCATGCAGGCGACACCTCGGCGCGCTACAAGATCGACGGCTACGCCGCCCTGATGGTGCAGGCGGGCACGGCCACGTCCACGCGGGGCAGGGGCGAGTCGAACTCGTTCAATGTCATCCGCATCGAAGACAGCGGCATCCGGGTCGAGCGCTACAGCTGGAGTGACGAGAAGGCCGACTTTGAAAAAGTCAGCACGGAAGCGTTCGAGCGCCAGGGGGGCGTGTGGGCCAGCTTGCGGCCGCTGTAG
- a CDS encoding diacylglycerol kinase family protein: protein MILSKIAVIINGGAGCGYAPDWAQQLEAQFLAVGLDAAITLAQSGADMIATAEQALRDGAPIVVAGGGDGTINAVASVVVGSGTPFGVLPLGTLNHFAKDLNIPLALDAAIANVAHGVPHQVDVGEVNGRIFLNNSSLGLYPDIVRDREKQQRRLGRGKWLAFSWALVAALRRYPFLSVQLKLNDAVHARRTPFVFIGNNEYLMEGLNIGERERLDGGRLSLYVAQRPGRLGLLKLALHALFGKLSQAKDFDMLTANDLEIATQHRRLRVATDGEVTIMNTPLRYRIRPAALDVIVPARAPAQE, encoded by the coding sequence ATGATCCTGAGTAAAATTGCAGTCATCATCAACGGGGGCGCCGGCTGTGGCTATGCGCCCGATTGGGCGCAGCAGCTCGAAGCACAGTTCCTGGCCGTAGGCCTCGACGCCGCCATCACCCTGGCGCAAAGCGGCGCCGACATGATCGCCACGGCCGAGCAAGCCTTGCGCGATGGCGCGCCCATCGTCGTGGCCGGTGGCGGCGACGGCACCATCAATGCCGTCGCCTCCGTCGTTGTCGGCAGCGGCACGCCGTTTGGCGTTTTGCCGCTGGGCACCCTGAACCATTTCGCCAAGGATTTGAATATTCCTTTGGCGCTTGATGCGGCCATCGCCAATGTGGCGCACGGCGTGCCGCACCAGGTCGACGTGGGCGAGGTGAATGGCCGCATCTTCCTGAATAATTCCAGCCTGGGTCTGTATCCCGATATTGTGCGCGATCGCGAAAAGCAGCAGCGCCGGCTGGGACGTGGCAAGTGGCTGGCCTTCAGCTGGGCGCTGGTGGCGGCTTTGCGCCGCTATCCGTTTCTCAGCGTGCAATTGAAACTCAACGACGCCGTGCATGCGCGCCGCACGCCTTTCGTCTTCATCGGCAATAATGAGTATCTGATGGAAGGCTTGAATATCGGCGAGCGCGAACGGCTCGATGGCGGCCGGTTGAGCCTGTACGTGGCGCAGCGTCCGGGCCGCCTGGGCTTGCTGAAACTGGCCTTGCACGCGCTGTTCGGCAAACTGTCGCAAGCCAAGGATTTCGATATGCTGACGGCCAATGACCTGGAAATTGCCACGCAACACCGCCGCCTGCGCGTGGCCACCGATGGCGAAGTGACCATCATGAATACGCCGCTGCGCTACCGCATCCGTCCCGCCGCGCTGGACGTGATCGTGCCCGCGCGGGCGCCAGCCCAGGAGTAG